The following are encoded in a window of Sinorhizobium sojae CCBAU 05684 genomic DNA:
- a CDS encoding VOC family protein, translating to MQVKRIMAIIAAEDVTAAERFYKDILDLDVLMDHGWIRTYGSSRTMSVQVSFASEGGSGTPVPDLSIEVDDLDAALQRMKEAGVAIEYGPANEPWGVRRFFVRDPFGRLVNILMHS from the coding sequence ATGCAGGTCAAACGCATCATGGCCATCATCGCGGCCGAAGACGTTACGGCAGCCGAACGCTTCTACAAGGATATCCTCGACCTCGATGTTTTAATGGATCACGGCTGGATCAGGACCTACGGCTCATCCCGGACGATGAGCGTGCAGGTCAGTTTCGCGTCCGAAGGCGGGTCGGGCACGCCAGTGCCCGACCTCTCGATTGAAGTCGACGATCTCGACGCCGCCTTGCAGCGCATGAAGGAGGCCGGGGTCGCAATCGAGTATGGCCCCGCCAATGAACCCTGGGGAGTGCGCCGCTTCTTTGTGCGCGACCCTTTTGGGCGGCTCGTCAACATACTCATGCACAGCTAA
- a CDS encoding VOC family protein, which yields MADKAKIGAPNIFPCLRYDDAPEAIEWLNKAFGFEKQFVVPGENNTVAHAQLRLGPGMMMTGSGGKPDPTNPWATERFGIYVVVPDIEAHYARANAAGAKIERVLADTEYGSREYSARDCDGNLWSFGTYDPYAEA from the coding sequence ATGGCAGACAAGGCAAAGATCGGCGCCCCTAACATCTTCCCCTGCTTGCGCTACGACGATGCGCCCGAGGCGATCGAATGGCTGAACAAGGCTTTCGGCTTCGAGAAGCAGTTCGTGGTGCCAGGCGAGAACAACACCGTCGCGCACGCGCAGCTCCGCCTCGGCCCAGGCATGATGATGACAGGCTCCGGCGGCAAGCCGGATCCGACGAACCCCTGGGCGACCGAGCGCTTCGGCATCTATGTCGTGGTGCCCGACATCGAGGCACACTATGCGCGTGCCAACGCCGCCGGTGCGAAGATCGAGCGAGTGCTCGCCGACACGGAGTACGGTTCACGCGAATACTCCGCGCGCGATTGCGACGGCAATCTCTGGAGCTTCGGCACCTATGACCCATATGCGGAGGCGTGA